Proteins from a genomic interval of Neovison vison isolate M4711 chromosome 4, ASM_NN_V1, whole genome shotgun sequence:
- the TRIB1 gene encoding tribbles homolog 1, producing the protein MRVGPVRSAMSGASQPRGPALLLPAARGAPAKRLLDADDAAAVAAKCPRLSECSSPPDYLSPPGSPCSPQPPPAAPGTGGTSGSAAGPSRIADYLLLPLAEREHVSRALCIHTGRELRCKVFPIKHYQDKIRPYIQLPSHRNITGIVEVILGETKAYVFFEKDFGDMHSYVRSRKRLREEEAARLFKQIVSAVAHCHQSAIVLGDLKLRKFVFSTEERSQLRLESLEDTHIIKGEDDALSDKHGCPAYVSPEILNTTGTYSGKAADVWSLGVMLYTLLVGRYPFHDSDPSALFSKIRRGQFCIPDHISPKARCLIRSLLRREPSERLTAPEILLHPWFESVLQPGYVDPEIGTSDQIVPEYQEDSDISSFFC; encoded by the exons ATGCGGGTCGGTCCTGTGCGCTCTGCCATGAGCGGCGCGTCCCAGCCCCGCGGCCCGGCCTTGCTGCTCCCGGCCGCCCGGGGCGCCCCGGCCAAACGCCTGCTGGACGCGGACGATGCGGCGGCCGTGGCGGCCAAGTGCCCGCGCCTCTCTGAGTGCTCGAGCCCCCCGGACTACCTCAGCCCCCCCGGCTCGCCCTGCAGTCCGCAGCCGCCGCCCGCCGCGCCGGGGACTGGCGGCACCTCCGGGAGCGCGGCGGGGCCCAGCCGCATCGCAGACtacctgctgctgcccctggcgGAGCGCGAGCATGTGTCCCGGGCGCTGTGCATCCACACCGGCCGGGAGCTGCGCTGCAAG GTGTTTCCCATTAAACACTACCAGGACAAAATCAGGCCTTACATCCAGCTGCCGTCACACAGGAACATCACCGGCATTGTGGAAGTGATCCTTGGGGAAACCAAGGCCTATGTGTTCTTTGAGAAGGACTTTGGGGACATGCACTCCTATGTGCGCAGCCGGAAGAGGCTGCGGGAAGAGGAGGCTGCCCGGCTCTTCAAGCAGATCGTTTCCGCTGTTGCCCACTGCCACCAGTCGGCCATCGTGCTTGGGGACCTGAAACTTAGGAAATTCGTCTTCTCCACGGAGGAGAG AAGCCAGCTCAGACTGGAAAGTCTAGAAGACACACACATCATCAAGGGGGAGGACGATGCTCTGTCAGACAAACATGGCTGCCCGGCCTACGTGAGCCCTGAGATTCTGAACACCACGGGGACCTACTCCGGAAAGGCGGCCGACGTTTGGAGCCTCGGGGTGATGCTCTACACCCTCCTGGTGGGCCGCTACCCCTTCCATGACTCAGATCCCAGCGCCCTCTTCTCCAAAATCCGCCGTGGACAGTTCTGCATTCCTGACCACATCTCCCCCAAAGCGCGGTGCCTCATCCGCAGCCTCCTGCGGCGGGAGCCCTCCGAGAGACTCACTGCTCCCGAGATCTTACTCCATCCGTGGTTCGAGTCTGTCTTGCAACCTGGCTACGTGGACCCAGAAATAGGAACTTCAGACCAGATTGTTCCAGAGTACCAGGAGGACAGTGACATTAGTTCCTTCTTCTGCTAA